One part of the Enterococcus sp. DIV1094 genome encodes these proteins:
- a CDS encoding calcium-translocating P-type ATPase, PMCA-type: MDSYKKTIEEIAEETKVDIDQGLSMSEAKERSRQQGKNQFEEAPKESLFKKFIRSLSDFTTIVLLVAAVISFYTAFATEHGDLFEGLLIIAIVIINSVLAIVQEGNAEKALESLQDMNKQTATVLRDGKVEKVDAENLVVGDVLILESGSAIAADARLVETSQLRVEESALTGESEAVEKDAGYISQEDDSLGDQLNMVFKGCTVAAGRGKAIVTAIGMQTEMGKIAGLLNDHTMQKTPLQVRLNQLGKRISVIALAAAALVFLIGELQGEPLLEMFMTSISLAVAAVPETLTVIVTLTLAYGVQKMAKKHAIIRQLPAVETLGTANVICSDKTGTLTQNRMRVRRVWSKEDEVTDVEDSMTNSAMEILKMAALCTDVTVEKEDDELIVKGNPTEAAIVRAVEENYHTKEELEEKYPRIDELPFDSDRKMMTTVHEMGDKYISITKGAFDVLASRFTSGDVEQAEVVNDRFGKRALRVIAVGYRTYDEKPQEITSEALEKELSLIGLIGMIDPPRPESKGAIKRAKKAGIKTVMITGDHVVTASAIAKELGILSNSNEALSGAELRALSDEELDERVKDLSVYARVTPEDKIRIVKSWQRTGAVVAMTGDGVNDAPALKASDVGCAMGITGTDVAQSASDMILTDDNFATIVDAVSQGRSVYQNIRKAINFLLSCNISEIFIVLIAMLVGWGAPFTAVQLLFVNVVADGLPGFALGREPAEEGIMNEAPIPKNEGIFARGLMKKIAINAGIFTVVTLFGYYLGSFVDTISPWVDASQEVGQTVAFLVLAYSSIIHVFNVRSSQSIFKVNLATNKSLVEMAILSVLITSAVALLPFTQELFGLVHISLNHWFLVGILSIVPIAVNELIKFHQLPEADELEEADA, translated from the coding sequence ATGGATAGTTACAAAAAAACAATAGAAGAAATAGCAGAAGAAACAAAAGTAGATATAGATCAAGGGTTGTCGATGAGTGAAGCAAAGGAACGAAGTCGGCAACAAGGAAAAAATCAATTCGAAGAAGCCCCCAAAGAATCACTCTTCAAAAAATTTATACGAAGTCTTTCAGATTTTACCACAATTGTTTTATTAGTTGCCGCAGTCATTTCATTTTACACCGCATTTGCAACAGAACATGGAGACCTATTCGAAGGACTCTTGATCATTGCGATCGTTATTATCAATTCAGTTCTAGCTATCGTTCAAGAAGGGAACGCAGAAAAAGCATTAGAATCTCTCCAAGATATGAATAAACAAACCGCTACAGTCCTTAGAGATGGGAAAGTAGAAAAAGTAGATGCTGAAAATTTAGTCGTTGGAGATGTGCTGATTTTAGAATCAGGATCAGCGATTGCAGCAGATGCTCGTTTAGTAGAAACATCACAATTACGCGTAGAAGAATCAGCTCTAACCGGTGAAAGTGAGGCTGTCGAAAAAGACGCAGGTTACATAAGTCAAGAAGATGACTCTCTCGGTGACCAATTAAACATGGTCTTTAAAGGCTGTACCGTTGCCGCAGGTCGTGGTAAAGCGATCGTTACAGCAATCGGTATGCAGACTGAAATGGGTAAAATCGCCGGATTATTAAATGACCATACAATGCAGAAAACACCACTGCAAGTTCGCTTGAACCAACTAGGAAAACGAATCAGTGTGATTGCGTTAGCAGCGGCTGCCTTAGTCTTTTTGATTGGTGAACTTCAAGGTGAACCATTACTTGAAATGTTCATGACTTCGATTTCATTAGCCGTTGCTGCTGTACCAGAAACATTAACTGTCATCGTTACGTTGACACTTGCCTATGGTGTGCAGAAAATGGCGAAAAAACATGCCATTATTCGTCAATTACCAGCTGTTGAAACACTAGGTACTGCGAATGTCATCTGTTCGGATAAAACCGGTACTTTAACACAAAATCGGATGCGTGTCCGTCGTGTTTGGAGTAAAGAAGATGAAGTGACAGACGTCGAAGATTCGATGACAAATAGCGCGATGGAAATTTTAAAAATGGCTGCTCTATGTACAGATGTGACCGTTGAAAAAGAAGACGACGAATTGATCGTCAAAGGGAATCCAACGGAAGCCGCAATCGTACGTGCAGTCGAGGAAAACTATCATACAAAAGAAGAACTAGAAGAAAAATATCCAAGGATCGATGAACTCCCATTCGACTCTGATCGCAAAATGATGACGACGGTCCATGAAATGGGCGATAAATATATCTCTATTACAAAAGGCGCTTTTGATGTCTTGGCATCAAGATTTACATCAGGGGACGTTGAGCAAGCTGAAGTGGTCAATGACCGTTTTGGGAAACGTGCGTTACGTGTGATCGCAGTAGGTTATCGAACATATGACGAAAAACCACAAGAAATCACTTCTGAAGCCTTAGAAAAAGAGTTGAGTTTGATTGGCTTGATCGGTATGATCGATCCGCCACGTCCAGAAAGTAAAGGGGCAATCAAACGTGCGAAGAAAGCTGGGATCAAAACAGTCATGATCACTGGGGATCATGTGGTAACAGCGAGTGCGATTGCGAAAGAATTAGGGATTTTGAGCAATAGTAACGAAGCACTTTCAGGTGCTGAACTTCGAGCATTATCAGATGAAGAATTAGACGAACGTGTCAAAGATCTTTCTGTTTATGCCAGAGTAACTCCGGAAGATAAGATCCGGATCGTCAAATCATGGCAACGTACAGGTGCTGTGGTCGCAATGACAGGTGATGGGGTAAACGATGCGCCAGCTTTGAAAGCAAGTGACGTTGGGTGTGCCATGGGAATCACCGGTACTGATGTGGCGCAAAGTGCCTCTGACATGATTTTGACTGATGATAACTTTGCGACGATCGTTGATGCAGTTAGTCAAGGACGTTCCGTTTATCAGAATATCCGTAAAGCAATCAACTTCTTGTTGAGCTGTAATATTTCTGAGATTTTTATCGTATTGATTGCCATGTTAGTTGGTTGGGGCGCTCCATTTACCGCTGTTCAATTATTGTTCGTTAATGTGGTAGCGGATGGCTTGCCAGGGTTTGCTCTTGGTAGAGAACCAGCAGAAGAAGGCATCATGAATGAAGCACCAATTCCTAAAAATGAAGGAATCTTCGCGCGTGGTCTAATGAAGAAAATCGCCATCAATGCAGGAATATTCACGGTAGTCACTTTATTCGGTTACTACTTAGGAAGCTTCGTGGATACGATCAGCCCTTGGGTCGATGCCAGTCAAGAAGTCGGACAAACTGTAGCATTTCTAGTGTTGGCTTACTCTTCGATCATCCATGTCTTTAATGTTCGTAGTAGTCAATCGATCTTCAAAGTGAACTTAGCAACGAATAAATCGTTAGTGGAAATGGCGATTCTCTCAGTTCTAATCACGTCAGCAGTTGCTTTATTACCATTCACGCAAGAATTATTTGGTTTAGTTCATATTAGTTTGAATCACTGGTTCTTAGTAGGGATCTTGTCAATCGTACCGATCGCGGTCAATGAATTGATCAAATTCCACCAATTACCAGAAGCAGATGAGCTAGAAGAAGCGGACGCATAA
- a CDS encoding DUF975 family protein yields the protein MVSSGELKQQAKDSLKGRWGQAILLNLIPSLIAIALVMILVLPIALLVASMPDTATMMEEATNTSSGGSGTGLFSSIITALFMSGISWTYLDILRGQRTKIEPFKDAFRGFSGMFFGGVILLALLTTIFTSLWALLLVIPGIIKSYSYSQSYFIYYDIVTETGEKPKVLDTITASRKLMDGYKGKLFWLDLSFIGWHILALATLGIGYLWLNPYISATKAAFYNQLPKNI from the coding sequence ATGGTATCTTCTGGTGAATTAAAACAACAGGCAAAAGATAGCTTAAAGGGACGTTGGGGACAAGCAATTTTATTAAATTTAATTCCATCTTTAATTGCAATTGCACTTGTTATGATTCTTGTTCTTCCAATCGCACTACTTGTTGCAAGTATGCCTGATACAGCTACAATGATGGAGGAAGCGACAAATACAAGTAGTGGTGGCTCAGGAACCGGTCTATTTTCTAGTATCATCACTGCACTATTCATGAGCGGGATCTCTTGGACCTACCTAGACATTTTACGTGGACAACGAACGAAAATCGAACCATTCAAAGATGCGTTTCGTGGTTTCTCAGGAATGTTCTTTGGTGGCGTGATCTTGTTAGCTTTACTAACAACGATCTTTACTTCTTTATGGGCATTGTTACTTGTTATTCCTGGAATCATTAAAAGTTACTCTTACTCACAAAGCTACTTTATCTACTATGATATCGTGACGGAAACTGGCGAAAAACCAAAAGTATTAGATACGATAACTGCTAGTCGAAAATTGATGGATGGCTATAAAGGCAAACTTTTCTGGTTAGACTTGTCATTTATCGGTTGGCATATCTTAGCACTTGCAACATTAGGTATCGGCTATCTATGGTTGAATCCTTATATCAGCGCGACAAAAGCGGCTTTTTATAATCAATTGCCAAAAAATATCTAA
- the tgt gene encoding tRNA guanosine(34) transglycosylase Tgt gives MTEPAIRYRLIKKEKHTGARLGELITPHGTFPTPMFMPVGTLATVKTMAPEELKEMGAGVILSNTYHLWLRPGEDLVEEAGGLHKFMNWDQPILTDSGGFQVFSLSDMRNIVEEGVHFKNHLNGSKMFLSPEKAINIQNKLGSDIMMSFDECPPFDESYDYVKKSVERTSRWAERGLKAHANPDRQGLFGIIQGAGFEDLRKQSAKDLISMDFPGYSIGGLSVGEPKAEMNRVLEFTTPLIPDHKPRYLMGVGAADSLIDGVIRGVDMFDCVLPTRIARNGTCMTSQGRLVVKNAQYARDFRPIDEKCDCYTCKNYTRAYIRHLIKCDETFGIRLTSYHNLYFLLNLMKQVRQAIMDDNLLEFRAAFFEEYGFNKENAKSF, from the coding sequence ATGACAGAACCTGCCATTCGTTATCGTTTAATAAAAAAAGAAAAACATACGGGTGCCCGCCTGGGTGAATTGATTACACCTCATGGGACATTTCCGACGCCGATGTTTATGCCAGTCGGTACATTAGCTACCGTTAAAACTATGGCTCCTGAAGAACTAAAAGAAATGGGTGCTGGCGTCATTTTGAGTAACACCTATCATTTATGGCTTCGCCCTGGAGAAGATCTGGTGGAAGAAGCTGGTGGTCTGCATAAATTCATGAATTGGGATCAGCCGATTTTGACGGACTCTGGTGGTTTCCAAGTCTTCTCATTAAGTGATATGCGTAATATTGTTGAAGAAGGCGTTCACTTTAAAAACCACTTAAACGGATCAAAAATGTTCTTATCTCCTGAAAAAGCAATCAATATCCAAAACAAATTAGGCTCCGATATCATGATGAGTTTTGATGAATGTCCACCATTTGACGAGAGCTACGATTATGTGAAAAAGTCAGTTGAGCGGACTTCTCGCTGGGCAGAACGTGGATTAAAAGCCCATGCGAATCCAGATCGTCAAGGGTTATTCGGTATCATCCAAGGTGCTGGATTTGAAGATCTTCGTAAACAAAGTGCAAAAGACTTGATCAGTATGGATTTCCCTGGCTATTCAATTGGGGGCTTATCTGTTGGCGAACCAAAAGCTGAGATGAATCGTGTGCTAGAATTTACAACACCATTGATCCCCGATCACAAACCACGCTACTTGATGGGCGTAGGTGCTGCGGATTCATTGATTGATGGCGTGATCCGCGGAGTGGACATGTTCGACTGTGTGCTACCGACGCGAATCGCTCGAAATGGGACATGTATGACTTCACAAGGACGTTTAGTCGTGAAAAATGCGCAATATGCCCGTGACTTCCGCCCAATCGATGAAAAATGTGATTGCTATACTTGTAAGAATTACACAAGAGCTTATATCCGCCACTTGATCAAATGTGACGAAACATTTGGTATTCGTCTAACGTCTTACCATAATCTATACTTCTTGTTGAATTTGATGAAACAAGTACGTCAAGCGATCATGGATGATAATTTGTTAGAGTTCCGTGCTGCCTTTTTTGAAGAGTATGGCTTCAATAAAGAAAACGCGAAAAGCTTCTAG
- the yajC gene encoding preprotein translocase subunit YajC — protein MGSLPMLVMFVALLGMWFFMSRTQKKQQQERQNLLDSMKAGDEVVTIGGLHGVVSEIDETNRTVVLDCEGIFLEYDRAAIKTVKPGTGAMTSTPIAPVEEPTEPEVTETVEVPETPEEKKEEKEL, from the coding sequence ATGGGTTCATTACCAATGTTAGTGATGTTCGTTGCCCTATTAGGGATGTGGTTCTTTATGTCACGTACACAAAAGAAACAACAACAAGAACGTCAAAATTTGCTTGATAGTATGAAAGCTGGCGATGAAGTAGTCACGATTGGCGGACTTCATGGCGTGGTCTCAGAAATCGACGAAACAAACCGTACCGTTGTGTTAGACTGCGAAGGCATCTTTTTAGAATACGATCGAGCAGCAATCAAAACGGTAAAACCAGGGACAGGCGCGATGACAAGTACACCAATCGCACCAGTAGAAGAACCGACAGAACCAGAAGTAACTGAAACTGTTGAAGTTCCAGAAACACCTGAAGAGAAAAAAGAAGAAAAAGAATTGTAG
- the adhE gene encoding bifunctional acetaldehyde-CoA/alcohol dehydrogenase, translated as MAKIIEKEETKTVDVQAMIDDLAAKANVALKEMENFDQEKVDHIVHEMAMAALDQHMPLAKMAVEETGRGIYEDKAIKNMYASEYIWNSIKYDKTVGVINEDTQKGLIEIAEPVGVVCGVTPTTNPTSTTIFKSMIALKTRNPIVFAFHPSAQKCSAEAARVVRDAAIAAGAPENCIQWIEYPSIDATSMLMNHPGIAIVLATGGSGMVKSAYSTGKPALGVGPGNVPAYIEKTAKVKRAVNDLIVSKTFDNGMICASEQAVIVDKEIYAAVKAEFQAHQVYFVKPAELSKLEDAVMNEGKYAVNPAIVGHSAMDIAKLAGIKVPEGTKLLVAELEGVGPDYPLSREKLSPVLAMVKSNSTEHAFELCEGMLNLGGLGHTAVIHSENEDLHVQFGLRMKACRILVNTPSAEGGIGNIYNEMIPSLTLGCGSYGKNSVSRNVSAVNLINVKTVAKRRNNMQWFKLPPKIFFEKNSLLYLEKMENVERVMIVCDPGMVQFGYCDTVREVLARRKNDVKIEIFSDVEPNPSTNTVYAGTKMMADFKPDTVIALGGGSAMDAAKGMWMFYEHPDTSFFGAKQKFLDIRKRTYKIDKPEKTQFVCIPTTSGTGSEVTPFAVITDSETHVKYPLADYALTPDVAIVDPQFVMSVPASVTADTGMDVLTHAIESYVSVMASDYTRGLSLQAIKLVFDYLEKSVKTPDMESREKMHNASTMAGMAFANAFLGICHSVAHKIGGEYGIPHGRTNAILLPHIIRYNAKDPQKHAMFPKYDYFRADTDYADIAKFLGLKGKTTAELVDALATAVSDLGKAVGIDMSLKAQGVTQETLDTTVDRMAELAYEDQCTTANPKEPLISELKQIIIDAYNA; from the coding sequence ATGGCTAAAATAATTGAAAAAGAAGAGACGAAAACTGTTGATGTACAAGCGATGATCGACGATTTGGCGGCAAAAGCAAATGTTGCGTTGAAAGAAATGGAAAATTTTGATCAAGAAAAAGTGGATCACATTGTGCATGAAATGGCAATGGCTGCATTAGATCAGCATATGCCTTTAGCAAAAATGGCGGTTGAAGAAACTGGCCGTGGAATCTATGAAGATAAAGCAATCAAAAATATGTATGCTTCAGAATATATCTGGAACAGCATCAAATATGATAAAACTGTCGGAGTGATCAATGAAGATACACAAAAAGGATTGATTGAAATCGCTGAACCAGTCGGTGTTGTTTGTGGGGTAACACCAACAACGAACCCTACTTCAACAACGATCTTCAAATCAATGATCGCTTTGAAGACAAGAAACCCGATCGTTTTTGCTTTCCATCCAAGCGCTCAAAAATGTTCTGCTGAGGCAGCAAGAGTCGTTCGTGATGCAGCAATCGCGGCAGGTGCACCAGAAAACTGTATCCAATGGATCGAGTATCCATCAATCGACGCGACTTCTATGTTGATGAACCACCCAGGAATTGCGATCGTATTAGCAACTGGTGGATCAGGCATGGTAAAATCAGCTTATTCAACTGGTAAACCAGCTTTAGGTGTAGGACCGGGTAACGTTCCTGCTTATATCGAAAAAACAGCAAAAGTAAAACGTGCAGTCAATGACTTGATCGTATCTAAAACATTCGATAACGGAATGATCTGTGCTTCTGAGCAAGCGGTCATCGTAGACAAAGAAATCTATGCAGCCGTAAAAGCGGAATTCCAAGCGCATCAAGTTTACTTCGTTAAACCAGCAGAACTTTCAAAACTAGAAGATGCTGTGATGAATGAAGGAAAATATGCTGTAAACCCAGCAATCGTTGGACATTCAGCAATGGATATCGCAAAATTAGCAGGTATCAAAGTGCCTGAAGGAACAAAATTATTAGTGGCAGAATTAGAAGGCGTAGGTCCTGATTATCCACTTTCACGTGAGAAACTTTCACCAGTTTTAGCAATGGTCAAATCAAACAGTACAGAACATGCCTTTGAATTATGTGAAGGAATGTTGAATCTTGGTGGATTAGGACATACAGCTGTCATCCATTCAGAAAACGAAGATTTACATGTGCAATTCGGTCTACGCATGAAAGCTTGCCGTATCTTAGTCAACACACCATCAGCAGAAGGCGGAATCGGAAACATCTATAACGAAATGATTCCATCATTGACACTAGGTTGTGGGTCATACGGAAAGAATTCTGTTTCAAGAAACGTATCAGCAGTCAACTTAATCAACGTCAAAACTGTAGCGAAACGGAGAAATAACATGCAATGGTTCAAATTACCACCAAAAATCTTCTTTGAAAAGAACTCTTTGCTTTACTTGGAAAAAATGGAAAATGTGGAACGTGTCATGATCGTTTGTGACCCAGGTATGGTCCAATTTGGCTACTGCGACACAGTAAGAGAAGTATTAGCACGTCGTAAAAATGATGTGAAGATCGAGATCTTCTCAGATGTTGAGCCAAACCCTTCAACAAACACAGTTTATGCTGGAACAAAAATGATGGCGGACTTCAAACCAGATACAGTGATCGCTCTTGGTGGTGGATCTGCAATGGATGCGGCGAAAGGCATGTGGATGTTCTATGAGCACCCAGATACTTCATTCTTTGGCGCAAAACAAAAATTCCTAGATATCCGTAAACGTACGTACAAAATCGACAAACCTGAAAAAACACAGTTTGTATGTATCCCAACAACATCAGGAACTGGTTCAGAAGTAACACCATTCGCAGTAATCACAGATAGCGAAACACATGTGAAATATCCATTAGCTGACTACGCATTGACACCAGATGTGGCAATCGTTGACCCACAATTTGTTATGTCAGTACCAGCTTCTGTTACAGCAGATACAGGTATGGACGTATTGACACATGCCATCGAATCTTATGTTTCTGTCATGGCTTCTGACTACACTCGTGGTTTGAGTTTACAAGCAATCAAATTAGTCTTTGACTACTTGGAAAAATCAGTGAAAACACCTGATATGGAATCACGTGAGAAAATGCATAATGCGTCAACAATGGCTGGTATGGCCTTTGCAAATGCCTTCTTAGGAATTTGTCACTCAGTTGCGCATAAAATCGGTGGAGAATACGGTATTCCTCATGGACGTACGAATGCGATCCTATTACCGCATATCATCCGCTACAATGCGAAAGACCCGCAAAAACATGCAATGTTCCCTAAATATGACTACTTCCGTGCGGATACAGACTACGCAGATATCGCGAAGTTCTTAGGCTTGAAAGGGAAAACAACAGCAGAGCTTGTGGACGCATTGGCAACAGCTGTTAGCGACTTAGGAAAAGCTGTCGGTATCGACATGAGCTTGAAAGCACAAGGTGTGACTCAAGAAACATTAGATACAACAGTTGATCGTATGGCTGAATTAGCTTACGAAGATCAATGTACAACAGCGAATCCAAAAGAGCCATTGATCAGCGAATTGAAACAAATCATTATCGATGCATATAATGCATAA
- a CDS encoding glycoside hydrolase family 88/105 protein — translation MIIKEKIFVEKEVVEKTIDRLVENLTTIKDDSGEFLLDFDGLKVDDKSWTVWNWPQGVGLYGIYKNYQLTKNPRAVEVVNEWFEARMQEGAPPKNVNTMAPILTMAYLYEETQDTRYLPYLQQWAEWVMHDMPRTEEDGLQHATYGPENKNQLWDDTLMMTVLPLAKIGKLLDRPEYLEEARYQFMIHIKYLMDKRTGLWYHGWTFEGNHNYAEAFWGRGNCWLTIAIPEIIAILELKEGDAFRKLLIETLEAQVQTLAEYQSESGLWHTLIDDPTSYVESSATAGFAYGILKAVHERYLSKKYLETAYRAIQGLLEQVDETGEVQNVSVGTGMGDDLEFYRTIGKTAMPYGQSLLVLCLTELLVSYC, via the coding sequence ATGATCATTAAAGAAAAAATATTTGTGGAAAAAGAAGTAGTGGAGAAAACGATTGATCGCTTAGTCGAGAATTTGACGACGATCAAAGATGATTCAGGTGAATTTTTATTGGATTTTGATGGGCTGAAGGTGGACGACAAAAGTTGGACAGTGTGGAATTGGCCTCAAGGTGTAGGGTTGTATGGCATCTATAAAAATTATCAGCTGACTAAAAATCCTCGTGCAGTGGAAGTAGTGAATGAGTGGTTTGAGGCACGGATGCAAGAGGGCGCACCGCCAAAGAACGTCAATACGATGGCACCGATCCTTACGATGGCGTATTTATATGAAGAGACGCAAGATACACGTTACTTGCCTTATTTGCAACAGTGGGCGGAATGGGTCATGCATGATATGCCAAGGACGGAAGAAGACGGGTTACAACACGCTACATATGGTCCGGAAAATAAGAATCAATTATGGGACGATACATTGATGATGACTGTTTTGCCATTAGCAAAAATCGGTAAGCTTCTGGATCGTCCAGAATACTTAGAGGAAGCTAGATATCAATTTATGATCCATATCAAATACTTGATGGATAAACGTACAGGGCTGTGGTACCACGGATGGACATTTGAAGGAAACCACAATTATGCGGAAGCATTTTGGGGGCGTGGAAATTGTTGGTTGACCATTGCGATTCCTGAAATCATCGCGATTCTTGAACTGAAAGAAGGAGATGCTTTCCGTAAATTGTTGATCGAAACACTAGAAGCACAAGTGCAAACCTTGGCAGAATATCAATCAGAAAGCGGCTTGTGGCATACCTTGATCGATGATCCAACTTCTTACGTAGAATCATCTGCGACAGCAGGGTTTGCTTACGGTATTTTAAAAGCGGTACATGAGCGCTATTTGTCAAAAAAATATCTGGAGACTGCGTACCGTGCGATCCAAGGGTTACTTGAACAAGTAGATGAAACTGGTGAAGTGCAAAATGTTTCCGTAGGTACAGGTATGGGTGATGATTTGGAGTTTTATCGTACGATTGGAAAGACTGCGATGCCTTATGGGCAGTCCTTACTTGTTTTGTGTCTGACAGAATTGCTTGTATCGTATTGTTAA
- the dctP gene encoding TRAP transporter substrate-binding protein has product MKKTLAFALLGIIGLSGCGSQSSVGTVAEAEEQITLRFAYASNSQPVIDAMNKFGELVEEKTDGSVTVKYFPDGQLGGERELIELTQSGAIDFTKVSASALESFSKVYSIFSVPYLFNDEQHFFNVMENEEIMQPIYESTSDLGFSGLTYYDSGQRSFYMVDGPIHTPDDLRGKKIRVMQSETAIRMVELLGGSPVPMGSDEVYTSLQSNLINGSENNEFVLYTAGHGGVAKYYSYDEHTRVPDIIIMNDAIKERLTAEQQQAIDEAAKESTVFEIEAFAQAIEEEKRLATEEYGVQFNEVDNAPFREAVAPLHDEFKNNPDFQALYQMIQEEGV; this is encoded by the coding sequence ATGAAAAAAACACTTGCTTTTGCTTTGCTAGGAATTATCGGTTTGAGTGGTTGTGGTAGTCAGTCAAGTGTCGGTACTGTGGCAGAAGCGGAAGAGCAGATCACGTTACGTTTTGCCTATGCCAGTAATAGTCAGCCAGTAATCGATGCGATGAATAAATTCGGAGAGTTAGTCGAGGAGAAAACAGACGGTTCTGTCACAGTAAAATATTTCCCTGATGGTCAGTTGGGAGGCGAACGTGAGTTGATCGAACTGACACAATCCGGTGCGATTGATTTTACGAAAGTCAGTGCTTCAGCATTAGAAAGCTTTTCTAAAGTCTATTCGATTTTTTCAGTTCCTTACTTGTTCAATGATGAGCAACATTTCTTCAATGTCATGGAAAATGAAGAAATCATGCAGCCTATCTATGAATCAACATCCGATCTAGGTTTTTCTGGTCTCACCTATTATGATTCCGGACAACGTAGTTTTTATATGGTTGATGGACCGATCCATACACCCGATGATTTAAGAGGAAAAAAAATTCGAGTGATGCAAAGTGAAACAGCCATTCGAATGGTGGAATTATTAGGTGGCTCGCCTGTGCCGATGGGAAGTGATGAAGTGTACACTTCGCTACAGTCAAACTTGATCAATGGCTCAGAGAACAATGAGTTTGTTCTATATACAGCAGGACATGGCGGTGTAGCAAAGTATTATTCTTATGATGAGCATACCCGCGTACCAGACATCATCATTATGAACGATGCGATCAAAGAACGTTTGACTGCGGAACAACAACAAGCAATCGATGAAGCAGCAAAAGAATCCACGGTTTTTGAAATCGAAGCCTTTGCTCAAGCGATTGAGGAAGAAAAGAGGCTAGCAACCGAAGAATACGGCGTTCAGTTCAATGAAGTAGACAATGCGCCATTTCGTGAAGCCGTCGCACCGCTGCATGATGAATTCAAAAATAATCCGGACTTTCAGGCGCTTTATCAAATGATCCAAGAAGAAGGGGTGTAA
- a CDS encoding TRAP transporter small permease, with translation MKAVMSRLLELVGACLLIGMIVIVLWQVFSRTILGNPNTVTEELVRFGLVWFAMLSSAYVVGQKGHLAVTLLSEKLTGKKANVLEIVVQCLFLAFAVTIMVYGGWNAVTLTMGQISPSLGIPMGYVYLSVPVSGVLIIIYSLINLFEAMNGKSVVQEKG, from the coding sequence ATGAAAGCAGTAATGAGTCGACTATTGGAACTAGTAGGAGCGTGCCTGCTGATCGGCATGATCGTGATTGTTTTGTGGCAAGTTTTTTCACGAACGATTTTAGGGAATCCCAATACAGTAACGGAAGAGTTAGTGCGTTTTGGACTAGTTTGGTTTGCCATGCTTTCTTCTGCCTATGTTGTCGGTCAAAAAGGTCACTTAGCGGTCACTTTGCTGAGTGAGAAACTAACTGGTAAAAAAGCCAATGTATTGGAAATCGTCGTTCAGTGTCTATTTTTGGCTTTTGCCGTAACGATCATGGTTTATGGTGGTTGGAATGCCGTCACGTTGACAATGGGACAAATTTCGCCGTCATTAGGTATTCCGATGGGCTATGTCTATTTATCGGTCCCAGTCTCAGGTGTGTTGATCATCATTTATAGTTTGATCAATTTGTTTGAGGCAATGAATGGGAAATCTGTCGTTCAGGAAAAAGGATAG